One window of the Leptospira ryugenii genome contains the following:
- the leuC gene encoding 3-isopropylmalate dehydratase large subunit, whose protein sequence is MKTMFEKIWEDHLVDEENGTCILYIDRHLVHEVTSPQAFENLKLTGRKVRRPEATFATMDHNVSTRTKDLSKIDPIAVLQMQTLEKNCKENGISLFDINHPDNGIVHVVAPELGITHPGMTIVCGDSHTATHGAFGALAFGIGTSEVEHVLATQTLVQKRPKTLEIRVEGKLSPLVSAKDIVLAIIGKIGTDGATGYVIEFTGSAIRALSMEGRMTICNMAIEAGARAGLISPDETTISYIKGRDFAPKGAEWDLAEKRWRALATDPGAKYDKSVVLQADEIAPMVSWGTSPGQVVPVTANVPSPDDFSDPVQKKSAESALKYMDLKAGQKISDISVNKVFIGSCTNSRIEDLRVVANTVKGKKVNPNVEAIIVPGSGRVKRQAEAEGLDKIFLEAGFQWRNPGCSMCLAMNDDVLSPGDRCASTSNRNFEGRQGKGGRTHLVGPAMAAATAVAGHFVDIRDWK, encoded by the coding sequence ATGAAAACGATGTTTGAGAAAATTTGGGAAGACCATTTGGTCGATGAGGAAAATGGCACATGCATTCTTTACATTGATCGCCATCTCGTTCATGAAGTCACTAGCCCGCAAGCCTTTGAAAACTTAAAACTAACTGGTAGAAAGGTGCGTCGTCCTGAGGCAACCTTTGCTACGATGGACCACAACGTTTCTACGCGCACCAAGGATCTTTCGAAGATAGATCCCATCGCTGTCCTCCAAATGCAAACCTTAGAAAAAAATTGCAAAGAGAATGGCATTTCCTTATTTGATATCAACCACCCAGACAATGGGATCGTGCATGTTGTTGCACCCGAGTTGGGAATTACACACCCAGGAATGACGATCGTTTGTGGTGACTCACATACGGCAACGCATGGAGCCTTTGGTGCTCTTGCCTTTGGGATTGGTACATCCGAAGTAGAACATGTGCTCGCGACACAAACACTTGTCCAAAAACGCCCCAAAACATTGGAAATCCGCGTGGAGGGTAAACTCTCTCCTTTAGTTTCTGCAAAAGATATTGTCTTGGCAATCATTGGAAAGATTGGCACGGACGGAGCGACGGGCTATGTCATAGAATTTACAGGTTCTGCCATTCGGGCACTTTCCATGGAAGGAAGAATGACGATCTGTAATATGGCGATTGAAGCAGGTGCCAGGGCAGGGCTCATCAGCCCAGATGAAACTACAATCTCCTATATTAAGGGAAGAGACTTCGCCCCGAAAGGTGCCGAGTGGGACCTTGCCGAAAAGCGATGGCGTGCTCTTGCGACAGATCCAGGAGCAAAGTATGACAAGTCAGTCGTCTTACAAGCAGATGAAATTGCACCGATGGTGAGTTGGGGTACTTCTCCAGGACAGGTTGTGCCTGTAACAGCGAATGTCCCAAGTCCCGACGATTTCTCAGATCCAGTCCAAAAAAAATCCGCGGAGTCTGCCTTGAAGTATATGGATTTGAAAGCAGGGCAAAAGATATCCGATATTTCTGTGAATAAGGTATTCATAGGATCCTGCACCAATTCGAGAATCGAAGACCTACGAGTCGTTGCGAATACAGTAAAAGGCAAAAAAGTAAACCCAAATGTTGAGGCGATCATTGTGCCTGGCTCAGGCAGAGTGAAGAGGCAAGCGGAAGCAGAGGGTTTAGACAAAATTTTTCTGGAGGCTGGATTCCAGTGGAGAAACCCAGGTTGTTCTATGTGCCTTGCCATGAACGATGATGTTCTATCTCCCGGAGATCGTTGTGCTTCTACTTCCAATCGGAATTTTGAAGGAAGACAAGGTAAAGGCGGACGGACTCATTTAGTAGGACCTGCAATGGCTGCAGCGACTGCCGTGGCTGGACACTTTGTAGATATTCGAGATTGGAAATAA
- a CDS encoding ATP-binding cassette domain-containing protein — MDSTKSIPLVEIQGANLVSEKGDKIWNSFSFRLESQSIHALIGQSGSGKSTFAYSLFGVIPQKCNLTYQIWNVLGNQFEEKRSAKHQMFLVPQNPNLAFHPYLSLESQMKSFYRFSLGRKYDPKELENLWESLGLLGVAQKSKETPHSLSGGEKQRILLSLALLADAQILVLDEPTTGLDSESESWVLNRIYEFSKKKDKAVIFVSHDLRIVESLASHITIMKEGHVEEFQTIKERSWIPSSDYGKILYEAYAFFQ; from the coding sequence TTGGACTCGACTAAATCCATTCCATTAGTAGAAATCCAAGGAGCCAATCTTGTCTCGGAAAAAGGGGACAAAATCTGGAACTCCTTCTCTTTTCGGTTGGAATCACAAAGTATCCATGCCCTCATCGGACAATCAGGTTCAGGAAAGAGCACATTCGCCTATTCTTTGTTTGGTGTGATCCCACAAAAGTGCAACCTTACCTACCAGATATGGAATGTTTTAGGCAATCAATTTGAGGAAAAAAGAAGCGCCAAACACCAAATGTTTTTGGTTCCCCAAAACCCAAATCTTGCTTTCCATCCCTATTTGAGTTTAGAATCCCAAATGAAATCCTTTTATAGGTTTTCATTGGGAAGAAAGTACGACCCTAAGGAGCTGGAAAATCTATGGGAGTCCCTAGGTCTTTTGGGAGTGGCCCAAAAATCAAAGGAGACACCCCATTCTCTCTCGGGTGGGGAAAAGCAGAGAATCCTTCTATCATTGGCTTTACTGGCTGATGCCCAAATACTCGTTTTGGATGAACCGACTACAGGGCTAGACTCGGAATCGGAGTCTTGGGTGTTAAATCGAATCTATGAATTTTCAAAAAAAAAGGACAAGGCAGTCATTTTTGTCAGCCATGACCTGAGGATTGTGGAAAGTCTAGCAAGTCATATTACGATAATGAAAGAAGGGCATGTGGAAGAATTCCAAACAATTAAAGAACGTAGCTGGATACCGAGTTCTGACTATGGCAAAATCCTATATGAGGCGTATGCATTCTTTCAATAG
- a CDS encoding FKBP-type peptidyl-prolyl cis-trans isomerase: MKTKSLLVTLFVSCFFGLHAEDLLVQDTKIGLGKEATRGTEVTVHYVGKLTNGKIFDSSLDRGKPFVFNLGQGQVIQGWEKGIQGMKEGGKRTLTIPPNLGYGSRAVGPIPPNSTLIFDVELLKVK, translated from the coding sequence ATGAAAACTAAAAGTTTACTGGTTACCTTATTTGTTTCCTGTTTTTTTGGGCTCCACGCGGAAGACCTTTTGGTCCAAGATACCAAGATCGGCTTGGGTAAAGAAGCCACTCGCGGGACTGAAGTTACAGTGCACTATGTAGGCAAACTTACGAATGGAAAGATATTTGATTCTTCCTTAGACAGAGGCAAACCCTTTGTATTCAATCTTGGCCAAGGCCAGGTAATCCAAGGTTGGGAAAAGGGAATCCAAGGCATGAAAGAAGGTGGGAAGAGAACTCTAACAATTCCACCAAATCTTGGTTATGGTAGCCGTGCCGTTGGCCCCATCCCCCCTAATTCTACTTTGATTTTTGACGTGGAATTACTAAAGGTAAAATAA
- the leuD gene encoding 3-isopropylmalate dehydratase small subunit, with product MKAFTTLKGIAALLDRANVDTDQIIPKQFLRKIERSGFGKHLFHDWRFLDDAGQKPNPDFELNAPRYQGANILITRDNFGCGSSREHAPWALEDYGFRCIIAPSFADIFFNNCFKNGMLPIVLDDKTVEAIFQEISPTPGAEISIDLEQQKVILPSGKEHSFEVDAFRKYCLLNGLDDIGLTLKKADKIAEFEEKNKKDVPWLYTKAV from the coding sequence ATGAAAGCATTTACAACATTAAAAGGCATTGCTGCACTCTTGGATAGGGCGAACGTAGACACAGACCAGATTATTCCCAAACAGTTTTTACGAAAGATTGAGCGTTCTGGTTTCGGAAAACACTTGTTCCATGATTGGAGATTTTTGGATGATGCTGGCCAAAAGCCAAATCCTGATTTTGAATTGAATGCCCCTCGTTATCAGGGTGCGAATATCCTAATCACACGAGACAATTTCGGCTGTGGCTCCTCACGTGAGCATGCTCCATGGGCTCTCGAGGACTATGGCTTTCGGTGCATTATTGCTCCTTCTTTTGCGGATATCTTTTTCAATAATTGTTTCAAAAACGGTATGTTGCCCATTGTCTTGGATGACAAGACAGTAGAAGCTATCTTCCAAGAGATTTCCCCGACACCTGGGGCAGAAATTTCCATAGACCTAGAGCAGCAAAAGGTGATTTTACCATCGGGAAAAGAGCATTCCTTTGAAGTGGATGCCTTTCGGAAATACTGCTTACTCAATGGCCTAGACGACATTGGCCTCACCTTAAAAAAGGCTGATAAAATTGCGGAATTTGAAGAAAAGAATAAAAAAGATGTTCCCTGGCTCTACACAAAAGCGGTATAA
- a CDS encoding D-sedoheptulose 7-phosphate isomerase: protein MKYQSLIKSTILDSIETKQKVLESNREHIEKAALLCIETLQKGGTLYFCGNGGSSSDASHIAAELVVRYKGGNERKALPAIALNADSGVLTACGNDYGYEHVFRRQVEAFGKPGDLFFGITTSGNSANIILALEEAKKIGLKSILLLGGTGGKLKGEAEVEIIVPSNVTARIQESHIMIGHIICSIIEKDLFGLD from the coding sequence ATGAAGTACCAAAGTTTAATCAAATCTACGATTCTTGATTCTATAGAAACCAAACAAAAAGTACTCGAGTCAAACCGAGAACACATTGAAAAAGCTGCCCTTCTTTGTATCGAAACATTACAGAAAGGCGGAACGCTTTATTTTTGTGGAAATGGTGGTTCTAGCTCAGATGCTTCCCACATCGCCGCAGAATTGGTAGTTCGTTATAAGGGCGGAAATGAGAGAAAGGCCTTGCCAGCCATTGCTCTCAATGCAGACTCAGGCGTTCTCACTGCCTGTGGAAATGATTATGGATATGAACATGTTTTTAGAAGGCAGGTGGAAGCCTTTGGGAAACCGGGTGATCTTTTTTTTGGGATCACCACCTCGGGAAACTCAGCCAATATCATTTTAGCCCTAGAAGAGGCAAAGAAGATTGGTCTAAAAAGCATACTGCTGTTAGGTGGAACAGGTGGCAAATTGAAAGGAGAGGCTGAGGTTGAGATTATTGTTCCTTCAAACGTTACAGCACGCATCCAGGAATCACATATCATGATTGGTCACATCATCTGCAGTATCATTGAAAAGGATTTATTTGGACTCGACTAA
- a CDS encoding PLP-dependent cysteine synthase family protein, with amino-acid sequence MFDPISKGIDDLGNSLLQALNNVQGIFGKELSVANPLKDNILQLIGNTPLIRLNRIGSEYRGIHFYLKAEFLNPTGSAKDRTALAMFIDAERRGRLKKGMSVVLIGSGSSSISFTWIGKLRQYPVYCLVPIGTSSERVQVLRSYGAEVTIASTADELSLWQLANQKAQKVNGWIPDEKENPANPNFHFKTTGPEIFRDLQGKVNAFVSSPGTGGAITGIGRYLKSQNRNIKVVLAGKPNSPYLQYANEKDKKKQEQINLPAVYDPRLVDAYFTVTNDEALHIQADLYEKEGIFAGLTTGAVISAALQYSAQISDQMSFEREPYNIIILSPDKD; translated from the coding sequence ATGTTCGATCCGATTTCCAAAGGTATTGATGATTTAGGCAATAGCCTCCTACAAGCATTGAATAACGTACAAGGTATCTTTGGAAAAGAACTCTCAGTCGCAAATCCACTAAAAGACAATATTCTCCAGCTAATTGGCAATACTCCTCTGATCCGCTTGAACCGGATTGGCTCGGAGTACAGGGGCATTCACTTTTATTTGAAAGCAGAATTTTTAAATCCCACTGGTTCTGCTAAGGATCGCACCGCATTAGCTATGTTCATCGATGCGGAGAGACGAGGCAGGCTGAAGAAAGGAATGTCCGTCGTGCTCATTGGTTCTGGCTCTTCTTCCATTAGCTTTACTTGGATCGGTAAATTGAGACAATACCCGGTGTATTGTTTGGTTCCCATCGGAACTTCCTCGGAACGAGTACAAGTTCTCAGAAGCTATGGTGCTGAGGTAACCATTGCGAGTACAGCAGATGAACTCTCACTCTGGCAGCTAGCAAACCAAAAAGCCCAAAAGGTAAATGGTTGGATCCCAGATGAGAAAGAAAATCCCGCAAATCCTAACTTTCACTTTAAAACGACAGGCCCTGAAATCTTCCGAGACCTACAAGGGAAGGTGAATGCCTTTGTTTCATCTCCTGGGACAGGAGGAGCGATTACAGGGATCGGACGCTACTTAAAATCTCAAAACAGAAACATTAAAGTAGTCCTGGCTGGAAAACCAAACTCACCTTACCTGCAATATGCGAATGAGAAAGATAAAAAGAAACAAGAGCAAATCAATCTTCCAGCTGTTTATGACCCTAGATTGGTTGACGCTTACTTTACAGTGACAAATGACGAGGCCTTACACATCCAAGCAGATCTTTATGAAAAAGAAGGTATTTTTGCTGGTTTGACAACGGGCGCAGTCATTAGTGCAGCTTTACAATACTCCGCGCAAATATCAGATCAAATGAGTTTTGAAAGAGAACCTTACAATATCATCATATTATCGCCTGACAAAGACTAA
- a CDS encoding LIMLP_04285 family protein yields the protein MRTFSIFILTLVFSTVSLLADTVTVKKTKQVFENVKTSKDQTGNLIVESKDGTKQTFKENQVQIVSAPVVWEEPKPEAKPGFFQRLFGKSSQTNQSTEGGQTQANVDGKTNTEEPPKSALERRFPEIAMGGMVLLYFLLP from the coding sequence ATGAGAACTTTTTCTATCTTTATCCTTACCCTGGTTTTTTCTACAGTCTCTCTACTCGCTGACACTGTGACGGTAAAAAAAACAAAGCAAGTCTTTGAAAATGTAAAGACAAGTAAAGACCAAACGGGCAATCTCATTGTAGAGTCCAAAGACGGCACCAAACAAACGTTCAAAGAAAACCAAGTACAAATTGTTTCTGCACCCGTTGTTTGGGAAGAACCAAAGCCAGAAGCAAAACCAGGATTCTTTCAAAGACTATTTGGTAAATCTTCTCAAACCAACCAAAGCACTGAAGGTGGCCAAACCCAAGCGAATGTTGATGGGAAAACAAATACTGAAGAGCCACCCAAAAGTGCACTGGAGCGAAGATTCCCGGAGATTGCAATGGGAGGAATGGTACTCCTTTATTTTTTACTTCCGTAA
- a CDS encoding O-antigen ligase family protein has translation MVTQISLLKLSYACFVCFLLSLPFSITVSQFFAVLSILCSLPKLDLASLKAHPFFFLLLLFYASLLLPHFIRFDLGGMGNIRQIKTSEIFDVWMVLIFLPIILLNRRYKHKIYNWLLVTACLLVGLGLVSVFFPYRLSSFVMDGFQYVEGRRLPHLIGYVLSQAFFLPIGFQNTHLTYGGLLALFLPIVPYKMLILVRTNRRNKDRFHWKLLALFVICILGLFLLLLNQSRSIWLGGFLSLLVFFGDRFFSIRPQKKTILTLAFAAFAFLGSLCLLYQTNWLFRRSISQLFEKQTLENQRIWIHKANASLLSEGFPWGIGAGNYTLAFENRFDTMIESAPYLYYEIFITPKGHAHNDLLHFFVIGGVFSAFLFLSFYFRAIQTALKGYKLDIRAIGIPIIYISGFFQCYLLDDEVTLPFFALVGLMGGKYTPSNSGIRKMLMFLLLPVFFSLGYLYFANKTPIADIFIHRTRDAKNFLFPLAQSTLRGQSVRVNLEKEPFFYFKLEGCLNQSRNFKKRFGFREEPIRFRLLRREKEPLVPYPEKVRIELRQRDAFDQDQRFQAHGEEIIDTREFSLDPWQESFAIALPKIKNEDLKFYDLGIAYFPAKGNQSIQLPELQIKPNCD, from the coding sequence ATGGTGACCCAAATTTCGCTCTTAAAACTAAGCTATGCTTGTTTTGTTTGCTTTTTGTTGAGCCTACCCTTTTCCATTACAGTCTCACAATTCTTTGCCGTTCTGTCTATCCTTTGTTCTCTACCAAAACTAGACTTGGCTTCTCTAAAGGCTCATCCCTTTTTCTTTCTTTTGCTCTTATTCTATGCCTCACTCCTCCTTCCCCATTTCATTCGCTTTGATTTGGGGGGTATGGGCAACATTCGGCAGATCAAAACCTCAGAGATATTTGATGTATGGATGGTACTCATCTTTCTACCGATCATTTTGTTAAACCGAAGGTACAAACATAAAATCTACAATTGGTTGCTAGTGACAGCCTGTTTACTTGTCGGATTAGGTTTGGTATCAGTATTTTTCCCTTATAGGCTCTCTAGCTTTGTGATGGATGGTTTTCAGTATGTTGAGGGCAGACGGCTTCCACACCTGATCGGATATGTATTGTCCCAAGCATTCTTTTTGCCCATTGGATTCCAAAACACCCATCTGACCTACGGAGGGCTGCTCGCTCTTTTTTTGCCCATTGTTCCTTATAAAATGCTCATTCTCGTTAGGACAAATAGACGAAACAAAGATCGGTTTCATTGGAAACTCCTAGCCTTATTTGTCATTTGTATATTGGGTTTATTTCTTTTACTTCTTAACCAAAGCAGATCCATATGGTTAGGTGGCTTTCTCTCATTACTTGTCTTTTTTGGGGATCGCTTTTTCTCGATTCGACCGCAGAAAAAAACAATCCTTACTTTAGCATTCGCTGCCTTCGCATTTTTGGGGAGTCTTTGTTTGCTTTACCAAACCAATTGGCTCTTTCGTCGGAGTATTTCCCAGCTCTTTGAAAAACAGACCTTGGAAAATCAGAGAATATGGATCCACAAGGCAAATGCCTCGCTACTATCGGAAGGATTTCCTTGGGGGATAGGTGCTGGAAACTACACACTCGCATTTGAGAATCGTTTTGATACAATGATCGAAAGCGCACCTTACTTGTATTATGAGATTTTCATTACACCGAAAGGACATGCACATAATGATCTTCTACATTTTTTTGTCATTGGCGGAGTATTCTCTGCCTTTCTTTTTTTATCCTTTTATTTCCGAGCCATTCAAACAGCACTAAAAGGTTATAAACTTGACATTAGGGCAATAGGGATTCCAATCATATACATTTCAGGATTTTTCCAATGTTATTTGTTAGATGATGAAGTAACTTTACCATTTTTTGCTTTGGTAGGACTAATGGGAGGGAAATATACTCCTTCAAACAGCGGGATCCGCAAAATGCTTATGTTCCTACTTTTGCCAGTGTTTTTTTCACTTGGCTACCTATACTTCGCAAACAAAACACCGATTGCAGACATCTTTATCCATAGAACTAGAGATGCAAAAAATTTCCTATTCCCTCTTGCTCAGTCTACTTTGAGAGGACAAAGTGTACGTGTAAACTTAGAAAAAGAACCTTTTTTCTATTTTAAATTGGAAGGATGTTTAAACCAATCTCGCAATTTCAAAAAGAGATTCGGATTCAGGGAAGAACCCATTCGATTTCGTTTACTCCGCAGAGAAAAGGAACCATTGGTACCTTACCCTGAGAAGGTACGAATAGAACTTAGGCAAAGGGATGCCTTTGACCAAGACCAGCGGTTCCAAGCCCATGGGGAAGAAATCATCGATACTAGAGAATTTTCTCTGGACCCTTGGCAAGAAAGCTTTGCAATCGCCTTACCAAAAATTAAGAATGAGGACTTAAAATTCTATGATTTGGGAATTGCCTATTTCCCTGCCAAAGGAAACCAATCCATACAGCTCCCTGAACTTCAGATAAAACCTAATTGTGATTAA
- a CDS encoding LBBP_01157 family protein: MGKNKKNFFSRLLGFFKRRKVSSGNGDENKIRKQNFLSEWNLASQKIKSLLPLLFAPIGFIWESKSLKVSKTNQNLFKLEGKTFQFLLVTGSSIQKNSDGNYTGIIIDEKGKFHRAIQSEIKTAEELFQKLELPFPEVDSQVGESWKAILQWERFWQAQLLAKLRPNVIAILSLLLGEEFKKFLVLTTSERQLELVRDELFYLNLGKVGQAYSPHSKNFHYYEFGTALQEFNQRILEVTEKRKQSI; this comes from the coding sequence ATGGGAAAAAATAAGAAAAACTTTTTCTCTCGACTTTTGGGCTTTTTCAAAAGAAGGAAAGTATCCTCAGGAAACGGCGATGAAAACAAAATCAGAAAGCAGAATTTCCTGAGCGAATGGAACCTTGCCTCTCAAAAGATAAAGTCTCTTCTCCCATTATTATTTGCACCCATTGGTTTCATTTGGGAATCAAAGTCTTTGAAGGTAAGTAAAACAAACCAAAACCTATTTAAATTAGAAGGTAAGACCTTTCAATTTTTATTGGTCACTGGCTCCTCAATTCAAAAAAATTCGGATGGGAACTACACAGGTATCATCATCGATGAGAAAGGCAAGTTCCACCGCGCCATTCAATCGGAAATCAAAACAGCGGAGGAACTTTTCCAAAAGTTGGAACTTCCCTTTCCCGAAGTGGATTCTCAAGTAGGTGAAAGTTGGAAGGCAATCCTACAATGGGAGAGGTTTTGGCAGGCACAACTCTTGGCAAAACTCAGACCAAATGTAATTGCCATTCTCTCTCTTTTATTAGGCGAAGAGTTTAAAAAGTTTCTTGTTCTCACTACTTCCGAAAGGCAATTAGAACTGGTTCGTGATGAATTATTTTATTTAAACCTAGGAAAAGTGGGTCAGGCCTATTCACCTCACTCTAAAAATTTTCACTACTATGAGTTTGGGACCGCCTTGCAGGAATTCAACCAGAGGATATTGGAAGTTACCGAGAAAAGGAAACAAAGTATATGA
- a CDS encoding FHA domain-containing protein, whose protein sequence is MWKNSKQLKNVAGYRVLTMAKSYMRRMHSFNRFILVLFVCLSLRPIYSEENLEIKETISSQYPDIKIVCKARNYSPDKSEEILLSEGVGPEKKIISKFQILEHKNPDPLEVYLSLPSYQNWEEKKWLLSFAHNIALVLERSKGQFFLNIQSDEKFILYEGIPSQKINPSFSLPKEEPSKQPIRSWEKLLSRVESNGNKNQVFIVVSFHTDWEDKFKISDFARKVQDKKISFLVLGPNELETTKLASYANGTFFSISSKEGIANLFKELSVLSLPLLDIHYQSQLGFSKWSDAAVKGEIVWQDGKVFEYSYQLSWWRALYELMIDPFVFFPILFFFIILCFSILYYLRGFDPITSVAESPSTQTINREKRAKEFRSPQREQERTIYEQVYGEVSEKAKENEMVQQILEKEELMGNEYHVAFLVLKEGNHSGERFQVQKEEIFLGRNDTNDIVVNDPYVEGKHAKIRRIRGRLVLFDCASEEGVFLNGRKLLRPKPLHDLDEIRIGKTNLVFRAR, encoded by the coding sequence ATGTGGAAGAATTCCAAACAATTAAAGAACGTAGCTGGATACCGAGTTCTGACTATGGCAAAATCCTATATGAGGCGTATGCATTCTTTCAATAGATTCATTCTAGTTCTATTTGTATGTTTGAGCCTTAGGCCTATCTATTCCGAAGAAAACCTAGAAATCAAAGAGACAATTAGCAGCCAATACCCCGATATCAAAATTGTTTGTAAGGCGAGAAACTATTCCCCAGATAAGTCAGAAGAAATCCTACTTTCAGAAGGGGTAGGCCCTGAAAAAAAAATCATTTCTAAGTTTCAGATCTTAGAGCACAAAAATCCAGATCCTTTAGAAGTCTACCTATCGTTGCCAAGTTACCAGAATTGGGAGGAGAAAAAATGGCTCCTATCATTTGCTCATAACATTGCTTTGGTGCTCGAAAGAAGTAAGGGACAGTTTTTTCTGAATATCCAATCTGATGAAAAATTCATCCTTTATGAAGGCATTCCATCGCAAAAGATAAATCCATCCTTTTCCCTTCCCAAAGAAGAACCATCCAAACAGCCAATCCGTTCTTGGGAAAAGCTACTCTCTCGTGTAGAAAGCAATGGAAATAAAAACCAAGTCTTTATTGTTGTATCATTCCATACTGACTGGGAAGATAAATTTAAAATCTCAGATTTCGCAAGGAAGGTCCAAGACAAAAAAATTTCCTTTTTAGTTCTTGGGCCTAATGAACTCGAAACTACAAAGTTAGCAAGTTATGCGAATGGAACCTTTTTCTCGATCTCATCCAAAGAAGGCATAGCAAATCTATTTAAAGAATTGAGCGTCTTATCTCTTCCTTTACTCGATATTCATTACCAATCGCAATTAGGTTTTTCCAAATGGTCGGATGCGGCTGTAAAAGGGGAGATTGTTTGGCAGGACGGTAAAGTATTTGAATATTCTTACCAACTTTCTTGGTGGCGTGCACTCTATGAATTGATGATAGATCCTTTTGTCTTTTTTCCTATACTTTTCTTTTTTATTATCCTCTGCTTCTCCATTCTCTATTATCTGAGAGGATTCGATCCTATTACAAGCGTAGCGGAAAGCCCATCTACCCAAACAATAAACAGGGAAAAAAGAGCAAAAGAATTTCGCTCCCCACAAAGGGAACAAGAAAGAACCATATACGAACAGGTATATGGCGAAGTCTCCGAAAAGGCCAAAGAAAATGAAATGGTCCAACAAATCCTGGAAAAGGAAGAACTGATGGGTAATGAATACCATGTTGCTTTTTTGGTTCTTAAAGAAGGTAATCATTCTGGTGAACGATTCCAGGTACAAAAGGAAGAAATCTTTTTGGGACGAAATGACACGAATGATATTGTGGTGAATGATCCCTATGTGGAAGGAAAACATGCGAAGATCAGGCGAATCCGAGGCCGACTTGTGCTTTTTGACTGTGCAAGCGAAGAGGGAGTTTTTTTGAATGGGAGAAAGTTACTGCGTCCCAAGCCCCTCCACGACCTAGATGAAATTCGGATAGGCAAAACAAATCTTGTGTTCCGTGCTCGGTAA
- a CDS encoding glycosyltransferase family 2 protein codes for MGHHWKQRNPESFKVSSQGSKKISVAIITFNEERNIKDCIESVLPFADEVVVLDSYSQDRTEDIAKSFPIVRFYQNPFYGHVEQKNKAIELCQNDWILSLDADERVDMDLKTEILRFQNTTLKEGTQGFEMARLTYHLGRWIKHSGWYPQRRYRLFLKQKAKWVGENPHDYIAIENPQAGQRMKGNILHYSFLDFSHQINTINQFSSIVAFARKEKGHSFSLTKSLLKPFGKFIEIYFFKLGFLDGIPGLFIALSSSFSTFLKYAKLYELDLKVIERPSNIRKDYGKK; via the coding sequence TTGGGTCACCATTGGAAACAAAGAAATCCCGAGTCTTTCAAAGTGTCTAGCCAAGGTTCAAAAAAAATATCGGTTGCGATCATTACATTCAATGAAGAACGGAACATCAAAGATTGCATAGAATCTGTGCTTCCCTTCGCAGATGAAGTGGTGGTATTAGATTCTTACAGCCAAGACCGCACCGAGGATATTGCGAAGTCATTTCCTATCGTTCGTTTCTACCAAAATCCGTTCTACGGCCACGTAGAACAAAAAAACAAAGCCATAGAGCTCTGCCAAAATGATTGGATTCTCTCTTTGGATGCGGATGAGCGCGTGGATATGGATCTAAAAACGGAGATCCTTAGGTTCCAAAATACGACTCTCAAAGAAGGTACGCAAGGCTTCGAAATGGCAAGGCTTACCTATCATTTGGGACGTTGGATCAAACACAGTGGTTGGTACCCCCAACGGAGGTACCGGCTCTTCCTGAAACAAAAAGCAAAGTGGGTAGGAGAGAACCCACACGATTACATTGCCATAGAAAATCCCCAAGCAGGCCAAAGGATGAAGGGAAATATCCTCCATTACAGCTTTCTGGATTTTTCGCACCAAATCAATACGATCAATCAGTTCTCTTCCATAGTAGCCTTTGCAAGGAAAGAAAAAGGCCACTCATTTTCTCTAACAAAGTCCCTTTTAAAACCGTTTGGTAAATTCATTGAAATATATTTTTTTAAATTGGGTTTTTTAGATGGGATTCCTGGGCTTTTCATTGCCCTTTCCTCTTCTTTCTCTACCTTTCTCAAATATGCAAAACTCTATGAATTGGATTTAAAGGTGATCGAAAGACCGTCTAACATAAGAAAGGACTATGGGAAAAAATAA